Genomic segment of Pseudomonas sp. CCI4.2:
GTGGGAGTAGGCTTGCCTGCGAAGAGGCCCGTAATCGCGCCGCTGATGTCGACCTGAAAACTGGGGCGCTGCGTTGACGCTTTCGTTGGCAAGCCCACAGAGACATCGGCAGAGTAGGCACTGAACATCTGATCGCAGCCTTCGGCAGCGCCTACAGAAGATCGTGTGTCGCCAAACCCGTGGGACCGAATTTCTTCGGGAAGGCACCAACGCGGTATTTCAGGAAAACGCGCCAGCCGCTTCCCGAATAAATTCGGTCCCACAGATTTAAACGCTAAACACCTTTGCCAGATGCGCCTCATAACGCTTCACATCCGCCTCAATGGCCGGGACCTTCATCACGTCTACGCACAGGAATGTCGGCAGCGCCGCCAGGCCCAGAAATTCGTTGGCCTTATGGAACGGGAAATATACCGCGTCCACACCCTTGCCTTCGAAAAAGTCAGCCGGGTCGTCGAACGCCTGTTGTGGCGCGTTCCAGGTAGCGGAAATCATGTACTGCTTACCGTGCAACAGACCACCACTGCCATAACGCTGGGAAGCGTCGGAGCGGGTGCGACCGTCGTTGGCGTACAGGCTGCTATAACCTTCGGTGAACACCTCGTCGATGTACTTTTTTACGATCCACGGCGCGCCCATCCACCATGCCGGCATCTGATAAATGATCACGTCAGCCCAAACAAACTTCGCCACTTCCTCAACCACGTCATAACCGGCATCGATCTGTGTTTCTTTAACGTCGAAGCCCGAGTGGTCGAGAAAGGCCAGTGCGGCGTTGTGCAAGGTAGCGTTGTATAAACCATCGGAGTGCGCGAATTTTTTACCGCCGTTCAGTAGCAAAATCTTTTTCATGGGGTTCTCATCGAGAAGAGTGCAAATCGGATGACGGCAGAATACCAATGCGTAAACGATGGAATAACCCTTGACCGGCCAAAATACTTTTGATCAATACGCACGAATCAAACCTGGATTGTTGCCGATCATTAATTAAAGAGCAGGTGTAATCCAAGCAATCCCATTCCAATAAAGAACACACGCTTGAACAGCACGGCGCTGATGCGATGGCGCAACCACTGGCCAAGCATCATCCCCAATAACGCCGGCACCAGCGCTAACAGCGAGGCGCCCATTTCACCGCCGCCCAGCGCTCCGCGCCAATACAGGCCCGCCGCCAATGCCAGCGTCGATACGGTGAACGACAAACCCAGTGCTTGAACCAACGGGTTGCGGTCCAGGCCCAACGCTTGTAAATAAGGCACGGCTGGAATCACAAATAATCCGGTAGCGGACGCCACAAACCCGGTAATCAATCCACACAGCGGCCCAAGCCACAGCTCGAATCTCGGCGCGATGCGCAGCGGCGGCAGAAACAATCCAATCAGCGCATACAGCACCAAGCCCCCACCCAACGCGCGACTCATTGACTGATCCAAACCCATGCCCAACCAGAGCGTGCCCAACCCAGTCCCTAGAAAGATCAATAAC
This window contains:
- a CDS encoding NAD(P)H-dependent oxidoreductase, producing the protein MKKILLLNGGKKFAHSDGLYNATLHNAALAFLDHSGFDVKETQIDAGYDVVEEVAKFVWADVIIYQMPAWWMGAPWIVKKYIDEVFTEGYSSLYANDGRTRSDASQRYGSGGLLHGKQYMISATWNAPQQAFDDPADFFEGKGVDAVYFPFHKANEFLGLAALPTFLCVDVMKVPAIEADVKRYEAHLAKVFSV
- a CDS encoding sulfite exporter TauE/SafE family protein; the encoded protein is MKTFIEIYQHLGWALSLLVLCVFMIAGVVKGVIGLGLPTVAMGLLGLAMLPAQAAALLIIPATVTNLWQLATGGQLRALIKRLWPMLLLIFLGTGLGTLWLGMGLDQSMSRALGGGLVLYALIGLFLPPLRIAPRFELWLGPLCGLITGFVASATGLFVIPAVPYLQALGLDRNPLVQALGLSFTVSTLALAAGLYWRGALGGGEMGASLLALVPALLGMMLGQWLRHRISAVLFKRVFFIGMGLLGLHLLFN